From the genome of Ornithobacterium rhinotracheale, one region includes:
- a CDS encoding porin family protein, with translation MKKLLYVALMSLGVTSAIAQQADRKVEYGLKVGYTNSNARWDLPKVAEYGPSTSGYLFGVFAEIPLYTNLTLQPELNYNKTGYKSDGINEQKGGWAKTTRENLSLPLMLKYYFYNGLNVQLGPQFDYFIDSKLNEQWLVNREMTAREVNYNYVMSKFNVGAVVGLGYKLPMGLSFDARYNYGLTNFMKPKEALKAEEPTDTFKSDVISFSVGYQF, from the coding sequence ATGAAAAAACTATTGTATGTAGCTCTAATGAGCTTAGGTGTTACATCAGCAATTGCTCAGCAAGCTGATAGAAAAGTAGAGTATGGTTTAAAGGTAGGTTACACTAATTCAAACGCTAGATGGGATTTACCTAAGGTAGCAGAGTATGGCCCTTCTACAAGTGGTTATTTATTTGGTGTTTTTGCAGAAATACCTTTGTACACTAATTTAACTTTACAGCCTGAATTAAATTATAATAAAACAGGCTATAAATCAGATGGAATTAATGAACAAAAGGGAGGATGGGCTAAAACTACGAGAGAAAATTTATCATTACCTCTTATGTTGAAGTACTATTTTTATAACGGATTAAATGTTCAATTGGGGCCTCAGTTTGATTATTTTATTGATTCAAAATTAAATGAGCAATGGCTTGTAAATCGTGAGATGACTGCTAGAGAGGTGAATTATAACTATGTTATGAGTAAATTCAATGTTGGTGCAGTTGTAGGGCTTGGCTATAAATTACCTATGGGGCTTTCATTTGATGCTCGATATAACTACGGATTGACAAACTTTATGAAGCCAAAAGAAGCTCTTAAAGCGGAAGAGCCTACAGATACTTTCAAATCAGATGTAATTTCATTCAGCGTAGGATACCAATTCTAA
- a CDS encoding TonB-dependent receptor gives MQIKYIFILAMLGGYSYAATNQINPKTKNDTIIKLRNVNAQGVTKLDAAIELKAKLEKQAIKQTQSSTLGDLLSHVSGVQDTYFGPNVGVPMIRSLSGNRVRLLNNGVAMNDLTAISPEFNLNYNPNNIEEVEVNKASASVLYGGKAIGGAVNMITQNQYKPVGKALKTTVGVEGASNSGTRQQVDFSGDFNPKWSWNIGGTHAKIERIRIPGNTKPEILYDSKVVDNNSALQALGQIFVDKKIVFNTTLFPYINQYVLDNLNDPSAGLTEEDKYTFTETYFDMSTFTRKQNPKNPDYIPGQDPVKDLKIEKILGIHDYVPTKYREITNSHSEQMDFNAGVKYMGETLNFGLNFKHDYADYGLPLYAKEERAMHSHTHDHNHGHSHSNTPKEAPFLPVNIKGMTDNLSLELALNKDFALFNQLKFNALGQYTKDNEYLAQKIMNSYKNQNYSGRLELKQKKFNYLSGVTGVDYNHRIMDGSHKLRYLPDNKSTEFGIFTLQKLKYKFIDFQIGYRHDWVHRSANADDDYERGRGKSGGKLSTRDFNLNQFNSKILFNLKNKAYLLASYAHSERAPEVNELYAGNTHFALGIEENGEDMLDKEWVNAVELGGGISLAGLKIEASLYKNFYKNYIYMGHTGVSRVPGLIVKEWRAADTNIYGMELNTSYTQNFGKFGEWTINGFYDLVKNENVSDSSQRQFTDGDYMPNMPQSRWGAGLSAKINKFNATVNMQHYLQQQYLGKMIFDEEPMPAFTLLNARFSVEQNIGKTQLEYYLFGKNLLNQEARPQNTLMKYLAPLPGINIGVGLVIKI, from the coding sequence ATGCAAATTAAATACATTTTCATCTTAGCCATGCTAGGGGGATATTCCTATGCGGCTACCAATCAAATTAATCCAAAAACTAAAAACGATACCATTATTAAACTTCGCAATGTCAATGCACAAGGCGTTACTAAACTTGATGCTGCCATAGAACTGAAAGCGAAGCTAGAAAAACAAGCCATAAAACAAACACAGAGTAGTACTTTGGGAGATCTGCTGAGCCATGTTTCGGGAGTGCAAGACACTTATTTTGGTCCGAATGTGGGAGTGCCAATGATTCGCAGTTTGAGCGGAAATCGTGTGCGACTTTTAAATAACGGAGTTGCTATGAACGACTTAACGGCAATTAGCCCCGAGTTTAATCTAAACTATAATCCTAATAACATAGAAGAAGTTGAGGTAAACAAAGCATCAGCGTCGGTTTTATATGGAGGAAAAGCAATCGGTGGAGCGGTAAATATGATTACCCAAAACCAATACAAACCTGTCGGCAAAGCCCTTAAAACTACCGTAGGCGTAGAGGGAGCAAGTAACTCAGGCACGAGGCAGCAAGTAGATTTCAGTGGAGATTTTAACCCTAAATGGAGTTGGAATATTGGGGGCACTCACGCCAAAATTGAACGAATTCGTATCCCTGGAAATACAAAACCAGAGATTCTGTATGACTCAAAAGTGGTGGACAACAATTCAGCGTTGCAGGCATTGGGGCAAATTTTTGTGGACAAAAAGATTGTTTTTAACACAACACTTTTTCCATACATTAATCAGTATGTATTGGATAATTTAAACGACCCTAGTGCAGGTTTAACCGAGGAAGATAAATATACTTTTACAGAAACTTATTTTGATATGAGTACATTTACTCGAAAGCAAAACCCTAAAAACCCTGATTACATTCCAGGGCAAGACCCAGTGAAAGATCTCAAAATCGAGAAAATTCTTGGAATTCATGATTATGTGCCTACCAAATATAGAGAAATCACCAATAGCCATTCAGAGCAAATGGATTTCAACGCAGGAGTTAAATACATGGGGGAAACTTTGAATTTTGGACTAAATTTTAAACACGATTATGCCGATTATGGTTTGCCATTGTATGCCAAAGAAGAACGCGCTATGCATTCGCACACGCACGATCACAACCATGGACACAGCCACTCGAACACGCCAAAAGAAGCCCCATTCTTGCCTGTGAATATTAAGGGAATGACCGATAATTTGTCTTTGGAATTAGCGTTAAATAAAGATTTTGCCCTATTCAATCAATTAAAATTTAATGCTTTAGGGCAGTACACTAAAGACAATGAATATTTAGCCCAAAAAATTATGAATAGCTATAAAAACCAAAATTATAGCGGAAGGCTAGAATTAAAACAGAAGAAATTTAATTATCTTTCTGGAGTAACGGGCGTGGATTATAATCACAGAATCATGGATGGAAGCCACAAATTGCGTTATTTGCCAGACAATAAAAGCACCGAATTTGGAATTTTTACGCTTCAGAAACTAAAATACAAATTTATTGATTTTCAGATTGGTTATCGCCACGATTGGGTACACAGAAGCGCCAACGCAGATGATGATTATGAGCGAGGTCGTGGAAAATCAGGCGGGAAATTATCGACAAGAGATTTTAATTTAAATCAATTTAATTCTAAAATTTTGTTTAATCTAAAAAACAAAGCCTATTTGTTGGCTTCTTATGCACACTCAGAGCGTGCACCCGAGGTGAACGAATTGTATGCAGGGAATACGCATTTTGCGCTCGGAATCGAAGAAAATGGAGAGGATATGCTCGACAAAGAATGGGTGAATGCCGTAGAGCTTGGCGGAGGAATTTCGCTAGCTGGGCTTAAGATTGAAGCCAGTTTATATAAAAATTTCTACAAAAATTACATATATATGGGGCACACAGGCGTTTCTCGCGTTCCAGGACTCATAGTTAAAGAATGGCGTGCGGCAGATACCAATATTTATGGAATGGAGCTAAACACCAGCTATACTCAAAATTTTGGAAAATTTGGGGAGTGGACTATCAATGGTTTTTATGATTTGGTGAAAAACGAAAATGTTTCAGATAGCAGTCAGCGGCAATTTACCGACGGAGACTATATGCCCAATATGCCACAAAGCCGCTGGGGTGCAGGGTTAAGTGCAAAAATCAATAAATTCAACGCAACAGTGAACATGCAGCATTATCTTCAACAACAATATTTAGGTAAAATGATTTTTGACGAGGAGCCAATGCCAGCATTTACTTTGCTAAATGCTCGTTTTTCTGTCGAACAAAATATCGGAAAAACACAATTAGAATATTATTTATTCGGTAAAAACTTGCTCAACCAAGAGGCAAGACCACAAAACACTTTGATGAAATATTTGGCACCACTACCAGGCATCAACATCGGTGTAGGCTTGGTAATCAAAATATAG
- a CDS encoding outer membrane lipoprotein carrier protein LolA — translation MKKLFYTTCLALFSIATFAQSAQQILDNVSDHYKKQKSFYIKFQSQLVNNDSKTKDAYAGEVYVKGDKYNLTVPKMDIRQIYDGKKLYTISSENQEVTVSKPEKGSDELFTPTRVFDIYKDGYTLSLDKKQGNVQYIKLVPTKKSELKYIIVGVDTKKNQLVSLSQTNHKNTTTTFTVQKQVDDIIIPSALLNFSKKFYKDYYISEI, via the coding sequence ATGAAAAAGTTATTTTATACCACATGTTTAGCCTTATTTAGCATTGCAACTTTTGCTCAGAGTGCACAGCAGATTTTGGACAATGTGAGCGATCACTACAAAAAGCAGAAGAGTTTTTACATAAAATTCCAAAGCCAATTGGTGAACAATGATTCCAAAACAAAAGATGCCTATGCCGGAGAAGTGTATGTGAAGGGAGATAAATACAACCTCACGGTGCCAAAAATGGACATTCGCCAGATTTATGATGGTAAAAAACTTTATACCATCTCTAGTGAAAACCAAGAAGTAACGGTGAGCAAACCAGAGAAGGGGAGCGATGAGCTTTTTACCCCAACTCGTGTTTTTGACATTTACAAAGATGGCTATACTTTAAGTTTGGATAAAAAACAAGGAAATGTTCAATACATAAAATTGGTTCCGACTAAAAAATCTGAGCTTAAATATATCATCGTAGGAGTAGATACCAAGAAAAATCAATTGGTGAGCCTGTCTCAAACCAATCATAAAAATACCACAACCACATTTACTGTTCAGAAACAGGTAGACGATATCATTATTCCAAGTGCTCTTTTAAATTTTAGTAAAAAATTCTATAAAGATTACTACATTTCAGAGATTTAA
- a CDS encoding TonB-dependent receptor, with the protein MKKYIFLYFFLISLSLLAQEKFTLSGYVTEEGSQELLIGAEIYVPQIKQSVVSNNYGYYSISLPKGDYDIICTLVGYQEFEDHIELNQNRILNISLSNHITLKEVVASAENSIKQSKSAQMSEVKIPIAQIKRLPSLLGEKDVLKALQLTPGVQSGAEGSSGLYVRGGGPDQNLLILDDAPVYNASHLFGFFSIFNGDAIKNINLIKGGFPARYGGRLSSVLDVSMKDGNKEKFGGEIGLGLLSSRLMLEGPIVKNKSSFIISARRTYVDFILTPLMDENEKMKYYFYDLNAKINYEFNQRNKLYLSGYFGKDYFRSVLGDDYGESKGKLFWGNATATLRWNHLFNDKIFSNTSLIFSDYNFNVYSSDEFDDGQGMLKSNYFYESKYQSSITDLGLKYDMQFNISPQYLIRTGANAVLHNFKPSAISIKDESEQLSNHENTVEKIKTTEANVYMENEWSFYKKFKMNAGLRLSNYLHKNKTYTSLEPRVSLRYSLTDDLSIKASYAAMNQYIHLLTSAGVSLPMDLWVTTTDRVKPQHSEQFALGISKDWNEQKIGISLEGYYKKMNDLLGYAPGASFLLNNLDLSHPNREYSWEENVIHGQGWAYGLEFFAQKKVGKFSGWAGYTLAWVQHQFDEDNKGKKYFARYDRRHDISLVGFYDITKSISLSGTWVYGTGNAVSLPKSSYFNLIDPLDSDNPYTNVYAYGSKNDLRMRAYHRLDLAIQFKKITKRKRKRIWEIGVYNVYSRKNPFFYQYADKEIENPDGSSQRKVVLNQYSIFPIIPSISYSLKF; encoded by the coding sequence ATGAAAAAATACATTTTTCTATATTTTTTCCTGATTTCGCTGTCGCTTCTGGCGCAAGAGAAGTTTACGCTCAGCGGCTATGTTACCGAGGAAGGCAGCCAAGAGCTTTTGATAGGAGCCGAGATTTATGTGCCGCAAATCAAGCAATCGGTGGTGAGCAACAATTATGGCTACTACTCCATCTCCCTGCCCAAGGGCGATTACGACATCATCTGCACACTTGTGGGCTACCAAGAGTTTGAAGACCATATAGAATTAAACCAAAACCGAATTTTAAACATTTCGCTTAGCAATCACATCACGCTCAAGGAAGTAGTGGCTTCGGCAGAAAACTCCATCAAGCAAAGCAAAAGTGCACAAATGAGCGAAGTGAAAATCCCCATAGCACAAATCAAACGCCTGCCAAGCCTTTTGGGCGAAAAAGATGTGCTCAAAGCCCTGCAACTCACCCCTGGGGTGCAATCTGGAGCCGAGGGCAGCAGCGGGCTCTATGTGCGTGGCGGTGGTCCCGATCAGAATTTATTGATTCTAGACGATGCACCTGTGTACAATGCCTCTCACCTATTTGGTTTTTTCTCGATTTTTAATGGCGACGCAATCAAAAACATTAATTTAATCAAAGGCGGATTCCCTGCTCGCTACGGCGGAAGGCTCTCTTCTGTATTGGATGTAAGCATGAAGGACGGGAACAAAGAAAAATTTGGCGGAGAAATCGGGCTAGGGCTTTTGTCTTCCCGCTTAATGCTCGAAGGTCCCATTGTGAAAAACAAATCATCGTTCATCATTTCCGCGCGTAGAACTTATGTGGACTTTATCTTAACACCACTCATGGACGAGAACGAAAAAATGAAATATTATTTTTATGATTTAAATGCTAAAATCAATTATGAATTCAATCAGCGAAATAAACTTTATCTAAGTGGTTATTTTGGCAAAGATTATTTCCGTTCAGTTTTAGGCGACGACTATGGCGAGAGCAAAGGCAAATTATTTTGGGGAAATGCCACCGCAACTTTACGCTGGAATCATTTATTTAATGATAAAATCTTTTCTAACACCTCTTTGATCTTTAGCGACTACAATTTTAATGTATATTCTTCTGATGAGTTTGATGACGGACAAGGAATGCTTAAATCTAATTATTTCTACGAAAGTAAATATCAATCAAGCATTACCGATTTGGGTTTAAAATATGATATGCAATTCAATATTTCGCCCCAATATTTAATCAGAACGGGAGCCAATGCGGTATTGCATAATTTTAAGCCAAGCGCAATAAGCATTAAAGATGAAAGCGAACAGCTCTCTAATCATGAAAATACGGTAGAAAAAATCAAAACCACCGAAGCCAATGTTTATATGGAAAACGAGTGGAGCTTTTACAAAAAATTTAAAATGAACGCAGGCTTGCGATTGAGCAATTATTTGCACAAAAACAAGACTTATACCTCGCTAGAACCACGAGTTTCGCTCCGCTATTCCTTGACAGATGATTTGTCTATCAAAGCATCTTATGCAGCCATGAACCAATACATACATTTGCTCACAAGTGCAGGCGTGAGCCTCCCCATGGATTTGTGGGTTACCACTACCGATCGCGTAAAACCTCAACATTCAGAGCAATTTGCACTGGGCATTTCCAAAGACTGGAACGAGCAAAAAATCGGAATTTCGCTCGAGGGCTACTACAAAAAAATGAACGACCTTTTGGGCTATGCACCAGGAGCAAGCTTCTTGCTCAATAATTTAGACTTAAGCCACCCAAACCGCGAGTATTCTTGGGAGGAAAATGTGATTCATGGGCAAGGCTGGGCATATGGACTTGAATTTTTTGCACAGAAGAAAGTCGGCAAGTTTTCTGGCTGGGCAGGCTACACGCTAGCTTGGGTGCAACACCAATTTGACGAAGATAACAAAGGCAAAAAGTATTTTGCCCGCTACGACAGGCGACACGATATTTCGCTAGTAGGGTTTTATGACATTACCAAAAGCATCAGCCTTTCAGGAACCTGGGTCTATGGAACGGGGAATGCCGTGAGCTTGCCCAAATCCTCTTATTTTAATTTAATCGATCCTCTAGACAGCGACAATCCGTATACAAATGTTTATGCCTATGGGAGCAAAAATGATTTAAGAATGCGTGCTTATCATCGTTTAGATTTAGCCATTCAGTTTAAAAAAATCACCAAGCGCAAGCGAAAACGCATTTGGGAGATTGGAGTTTACAATGTTTATTCTCGCAAGAATCCGTTTTTCTACCAATATGCCGACAAGGAGATAGAGAATCCAGACGGCTCAAGCCAACGAAAAGTCGTGCTGAATCAATATTCGATTTTCCCAATTATTCCAAGCATTAGTTATAGTTTGAAATTTTAA
- a CDS encoding glycoside hydrolase family 88 protein → MMNLELLFKASEFSGDPKYRQIAVSHADQTLKNHFRKDWSCYHVVDYDKVNGGVRSKETAQGYANESSWARGQAWAIYGFTTCYRYTKDKKYLDAAANVYKFLFNNPKMPADYVPYWDFDAPNIPNAPRDASAAAVIASALYELSSYGLPYKATADKIVASLSSPAYKALIGTNGNFLLMHSVGSIPHNAEIDVPLNYADYYFLEALARQKGLEDYKH, encoded by the coding sequence ATGATGAATCTGGAATTACTTTTCAAAGCGTCTGAATTTTCTGGAGATCCAAAATACCGCCAAATTGCAGTTTCTCACGCAGACCAAACTTTGAAAAATCACTTCAGAAAAGACTGGAGCTGTTACCATGTGGTGGATTACGATAAAGTAAATGGAGGAGTTCGTAGCAAAGAAACAGCACAAGGATACGCCAATGAATCTTCTTGGGCACGCGGACAAGCTTGGGCGATTTATGGATTTACCACTTGCTATCGCTATACCAAGGATAAAAAATACCTAGATGCGGCAGCGAATGTGTACAAATTCTTGTTCAACAATCCAAAAATGCCTGCAGATTATGTGCCTTATTGGGATTTTGATGCACCCAATATTCCTAATGCACCAAGAGATGCCTCTGCCGCTGCAGTAATCGCTTCTGCATTGTATGAGCTTTCTTCTTACGGATTGCCTTACAAAGCAACTGCCGATAAAATCGTGGCTTCGCTTTCAAGCCCAGCTTATAAAGCATTGATAGGAACCAACGGAAACTTCTTGCTTATGCACTCAGTAGGTAGTATTCCGCACAATGCAGAAATCGATGTTCCATTGAACTATGCAGATTACTATTTCTTAGAAGCATTGGCTAGACAAAAAGGATTAGAAGATTATAAACATTAA
- a CDS encoding uracil-DNA glycosylase — MLAVKIQEDWGKMLAEEFEKDYFKALINFVKSEYATQKVFPPGKQIFSAFDFTPPQDTKVVIIGQDPYHGLGQANGLCFSVADNIPMPPSLINIFKEIEEDLGIQMPANGNLERWAKQGVFLLNATLSVRAHQAGSHQGKGWETFTDEVIKKLSQEKEEIVFMLWGSYAKKKANLIDKSKGHLILTSGHPSPLSANRGYWFGNKHFSRANEFLIQKNKKPISW; from the coding sequence ATGCTAGCTGTAAAAATTCAAGAAGATTGGGGAAAAATGCTCGCCGAGGAGTTTGAAAAAGACTATTTTAAAGCTTTGATCAATTTTGTGAAATCGGAATATGCCACGCAAAAGGTGTTTCCGCCAGGCAAGCAAATTTTCTCAGCTTTTGATTTTACCCCACCGCAAGACACCAAGGTGGTGATTATCGGGCAAGACCCATATCATGGTTTGGGGCAGGCAAATGGCTTGTGTTTTTCGGTGGCAGATAATATCCCGATGCCACCTAGCTTAATCAATATTTTTAAAGAAATAGAAGAAGATTTGGGTATACAGATGCCCGCCAACGGCAATCTGGAACGCTGGGCAAAGCAAGGTGTGTTTCTGCTCAATGCGACACTGAGCGTGCGTGCACACCAAGCGGGCTCGCATCAAGGCAAAGGCTGGGAAACTTTTACCGATGAGGTTATTAAAAAACTCTCGCAAGAGAAAGAAGAAATAGTGTTTATGCTCTGGGGGAGCTATGCCAAGAAAAAAGCTAATTTAATCGATAAAAGTAAAGGACATTTAATCTTAACATCGGGGCATCCTTCGCCTTTGAGTGCCAATCGAGGATATTGGTTTGGAAATAAGCATTTTTCTAGAGCCAATGAGTTTTTAATCCAAAAAAACAAAAAACCGATTTCTTGGTAG
- a CDS encoding DUF4249 domain-containing protein, giving the protein MKKYIFSLFSLLILNSCEDVFTQEITPPKEATEKKCVVMSYLSPGAIPGVGLQWSHPILEYNKNEIDVIRNAQATLRNKTTGESTNLAFDKNKQIYLRENEGFKIEENNTYQLIINIPNHREISAECTVPPQLNTEIQNIKMIPSIIDGKKHFEVSFEFKDHASSERNYYLASVKAYGRGVKESLKVQPFTNLNREGKNIVVHSEKVSRDFEGFSRIIVNLLLVDKNFYNYKRTVMQQIGNSDLDLEAFTEPVFVISNIHNGLGIFGAYTRVTQVKDLKPNPFSFKN; this is encoded by the coding sequence ATGAAAAAATATATATTTAGCCTATTTTCTCTTTTAATTTTAAATAGTTGCGAAGATGTCTTTACCCAAGAGATAACACCGCCCAAGGAAGCCACAGAAAAAAAATGTGTAGTAATGAGCTACCTTTCGCCAGGGGCCATTCCAGGCGTTGGCTTACAGTGGTCGCACCCTATTCTTGAGTATAACAAAAATGAAATAGATGTCATCCGAAACGCTCAAGCAACTCTGCGAAATAAAACAACGGGAGAAAGCACAAACTTGGCTTTTGATAAAAATAAACAGATTTATCTAAGAGAAAATGAAGGTTTTAAAATTGAAGAAAACAATACCTATCAACTCATAATTAACATTCCTAATCATAGGGAAATCTCTGCAGAATGCACCGTACCGCCACAGTTAAATACTGAAATTCAGAATATAAAAATGATTCCATCTATAATAGATGGCAAAAAACATTTTGAAGTGAGCTTTGAGTTTAAAGACCATGCCAGCTCCGAAAGAAACTACTATCTCGCCTCTGTGAAAGCTTATGGAAGAGGTGTAAAAGAATCGCTGAAAGTGCAGCCTTTTACCAACTTGAATCGTGAGGGGAAAAACATCGTGGTGCATTCAGAAAAAGTGAGCCGAGACTTTGAGGGCTTTTCCCGTATCATCGTTAATTTACTTTTAGTAGACAAAAACTTTTATAACTACAAGCGTACTGTGATGCAACAAATTGGCAATTCCGATTTAGATCTAGAAGCTTTTACAGAACCTGTTTTTGTGATTTCTAATATTCATAATGGGCTAGGCATATTTGGTGCCTACACGAGAGTAACTCAGGTAAAAGATTTAAAACCAAATCCATTTTCTTTTAAAAACTAA
- a CDS encoding LptF/LptG family permease: MIKKLDWYGIRTFFGPFIFIFSVLFFIFMVQFAWQEMDMFAGKGLDIGTIFKLLFYLGLTVIQFVLPLTVLLSAIMTYGGFGERYELAAMKSSGMSLVRIMLPVFLLVCGISVGLFFFSDTAVPQSQRKARNMLLNIAKTKPAINFDPGVFINAVPGFSMKISERSGKNGERLKNVFIHRDASAYENQQTIIAKKGIFEPAEDKRFLKLALFNGYYYEDEIQNKNRLQLERQPYQQIKFDTLVHYFDISEIVEKAIEEENVTDHYRFLNTKELIKRVDTLKIQNKAYYNELAETQFQSLTYAPISENLDSVYQAQKKALLFDINKLNDADRQQVMMRADENITADLNSYSVIKDEISGRDEFIARHVLILVRNFSNSLMCVIFFLIGAPLGAIIRKGGVGMPVVVAIIIFILFYLIYMYSENLAKNGVLNPYWAAWLPVITFTPLGIFFTYKAMTDSNLFDINAYLEPILRLKNKHFKSKNTEHARYQ, from the coding sequence ATGATTAAAAAGCTAGACTGGTACGGAATCCGCACTTTTTTTGGACCATTTATATTTATATTCAGCGTGCTGTTTTTTATATTCATGGTTCAATTTGCTTGGCAAGAGATGGATATGTTTGCGGGCAAAGGCTTAGATATAGGCACAATATTTAAACTACTTTTTTATTTAGGGCTCACCGTAATTCAGTTTGTATTGCCTCTTACGGTGTTGCTTTCAGCTATTATGACTTATGGAGGCTTTGGTGAGCGATATGAGCTTGCCGCAATGAAGTCTTCTGGCATGTCGCTCGTGCGTATCATGCTTCCAGTCTTTTTATTAGTCTGCGGAATATCAGTCGGTTTGTTTTTCTTTTCAGATACAGCTGTTCCGCAATCTCAGCGCAAGGCTAGAAATATGCTTTTGAACATAGCTAAAACTAAGCCTGCGATAAATTTTGATCCCGGCGTATTCATCAATGCGGTACCGGGATTTAGTATGAAAATTAGCGAAAGATCGGGCAAAAATGGAGAAAGACTTAAAAATGTGTTCATTCACCGAGACGCTTCGGCATACGAAAACCAGCAAACAATTATTGCTAAAAAAGGAATTTTTGAGCCAGCCGAAGATAAAAGATTTTTAAAATTAGCATTATTTAATGGGTATTATTACGAAGACGAAATTCAAAATAAAAATCGTTTACAACTTGAAAGACAGCCGTATCAGCAAATCAAGTTTGATACGCTAGTACATTATTTCGATATTTCAGAAATTGTAGAAAAAGCCATTGAAGAAGAAAATGTTACCGATCACTACCGCTTTTTGAACACAAAAGAATTAATCAAAAGAGTAGATACACTTAAAATTCAAAATAAGGCATATTATAATGAATTAGCCGAGACGCAGTTTCAGTCGCTCACCTATGCACCGATAAGTGAAAATTTGGATTCTGTGTACCAAGCGCAAAAGAAAGCCTTGCTGTTTGACATTAATAAATTAAATGATGCCGATCGCCAGCAAGTGATGATGCGAGCTGATGAGAATATTACCGCCGATTTAAACAGCTATTCCGTGATTAAGGATGAAATCAGCGGGCGAGATGAATTCATTGCACGACATGTTTTGATCTTGGTCAGAAACTTTTCCAATTCGCTTATGTGCGTGATTTTCTTTTTGATTGGAGCACCACTCGGAGCCATCATCAGAAAAGGAGGAGTGGGAATGCCTGTAGTGGTTGCTATCATCATCTTTATTTTGTTTTATTTAATCTACATGTATAGTGAAAATTTAGCCAAAAATGGTGTTTTAAACCCTTATTGGGCGGCATGGCTCCCTGTGATAACCTTTACACCGCTCGGAATATTTTTCACTTATAAAGCCATGACGGATTCAAACTTATTTGACATCAACGCATATTTGGAGCCAATTTTAAGGCTAAAAAATAAACATTTTAAATCAAAAAATACAGAACACGCAAGATACCAATAA
- the ribB gene encoding 3,4-dihydroxy-2-butanone-4-phosphate synthase: MEEQAIRLNRIEEVLEDLKQGKVIIVVDDEDRENEGDFIAAAEKVTPEMINFMTQYGRGLLCAPLEEERCEKLGLNMMVTHNTVLHHTPFTVSVDLLGKGCTTGISTHDRAKTIQALVDEETRPQDLGRPGHIFPLRAKKGGVLRRAGHTEAAVDLARLAGLKPAGILIEILNEDGSMARLPQLMKVAEKFDLKIVSIQDLIAYRLKNESLVQRIDSVKFQTHYGEYDLIAYKQTTNNQIHFALTRGEWSPEEAVPVRVKSTNDYFDLFTALHKGEQPLLEKITNIINQEGRGVLVFINNAIDSDLVQAKFNHYKAYLEGSQENPLKAPDNKDYGIGAQILKDLGVHKMKLITRNPETKKAIGGYDLEIAEFLTI, translated from the coding sequence ATGGAAGAACAAGCCATTCGCCTTAATCGCATAGAAGAAGTTTTAGAAGATTTAAAACAAGGGAAAGTAATCATTGTGGTAGATGATGAAGATCGTGAGAATGAAGGAGATTTCATTGCTGCTGCCGAAAAAGTTACTCCCGAGATGATTAATTTTATGACACAGTACGGGCGAGGGCTACTCTGCGCCCCGCTAGAAGAGGAGCGCTGCGAAAAATTAGGGCTCAATATGATGGTTACGCATAACACCGTTTTGCACCACACGCCCTTCACTGTTTCCGTAGATTTACTGGGAAAAGGTTGCACCACAGGGATTTCCACCCACGATAGAGCAAAAACCATTCAAGCGCTGGTAGACGAAGAAACTCGTCCGCAAGATTTGGGTAGACCAGGGCATATTTTCCCATTGAGAGCTAAAAAAGGCGGTGTTTTGCGCCGAGCAGGCCATACCGAGGCCGCGGTGGATTTAGCAAGATTGGCAGGGCTGAAACCCGCAGGAATCCTAATTGAAATTTTAAACGAAGATGGGAGTATGGCGCGCCTGCCACAGCTGATGAAGGTGGCAGAGAAATTTGATTTAAAAATCGTTTCCATTCAAGATTTAATTGCATATAGGCTTAAAAATGAATCATTGGTTCAGAGGATAGATTCTGTGAAATTCCAAACGCACTACGGCGAGTATGATTTGATTGCCTATAAGCAAACAACTAATAATCAAATCCATTTTGCGCTCACCCGTGGCGAGTGGAGCCCAGAGGAGGCCGTGCCTGTGCGCGTGAAATCAACGAATGATTACTTTGACCTCTTTACCGCCTTGCATAAAGGGGAGCAGCCTTTACTTGAAAAAATCACGAATATCATTAACCAAGAGGGGCGAGGCGTTTTAGTGTTTATTAACAATGCCATAGATTCAGATTTGGTGCAAGCTAAATTTAATCACTATAAGGCTTATTTAGAGGGGAGCCAAGAAAATCCGCTGAAAGCCCCAGATAATAAAGATTATGGCATCGGGGCGCAAATCTTAAAAGATTTAGGCGTGCATAAAATGAAATTAATTACTAGAAACCCAGAGACTAAAAAGGCTATTGGCGGTTATGATTTAGAGATTGCGGAATTTTTGACAATTTAG